The proteins below are encoded in one region of Paenibacillus sp.:
- a CDS encoding glycoside hydrolase family 3 C-terminal domain-containing protein, with amino-acid sequence MRNAGFRTIAKTCLAAVLGLSLIGSGAAPYAEAVQGGEEEIVFQRQVGGVFDGMPLFDGNPDHLDAFVDAYFAYTGLEGPAVYATGSRNHYTLQRGANAGKVIPGALSAADNVQGVSTDFPALVGMGQTWNKQLLSDIGRVIGSEKISTLKVKQGESNIHGGPNASTTVAFTVETDLRINPLSGRFDEGYAEDPYLAATLVDRMAAGLGGTDLPESDGGFWMRAAVGTKHYSVYNSQWYRFSASNSAGARALFEYQTRSALPALASGSVSGVMTSFGRTNGIPNILSPIQLHANNFAKYGAYSSPDFNADAHVFGENTQGNGYDTKYAVDRTHATVLMALAKANAGRPSPNPANGLADVLALVDAVEQGLYGITKEDLIEAARPHVNQMVRVGIFNEVDENGIPKYYPFAPYAKDVSATQSTYLVPEHQEIALQAARESIVLLKNDGALPLSKNESAAISGIYADARFKPTASLRDTPPLPNSGISPLLAIIKEIGSGNVSYDTGAAVIGLTSKLNGKTVSADPSAPPEGASLVTTSEPLDPSNAAHLFELYDWGQEGSSLRSVFNGRWVTSPGAANAAIGNTDGTVLNITSNDWSQELLLGNTSTIPPRLRIEPNQDGTVSIVTNGFRTGFSGEFSNWYYVNGRFAMTSGDGKLVTSPGTLTNATFAAIRGDNVKFEKTVVKDVGEEAAARAAVDDYAIVFVGAIPRHSAGEGNDRSSLNMGEADYELVDAVSAAFAAQGKKTIVVVRSSFPVGMEPIQNNPNVSAIVYQPYGGQYDAVALADVLYGDYAPTGRLTSTWYADQSALPSISKYSIPEGNTADVLGHTVDPRFTVDMANADPVEAELTYMYTKAPVTYPFGYGLSYSSFTFSDFAAPANARADAPFQATVNVTNDGAAATSEVVQLYASNPASAYGPYAPQKQLVAFEKVFLAPGETKPVTLEVDPQVLAIWDVNAGKFKVETGEYTFMVGASSQDIRASQAVAIAGDSLAALPTNKPFNVFDHAFASDEVVYHEVSKARTAENLKAEKVVGGYYAVRSKQAGAWVAIPKTVFAGSRSVTASVATDGPGGKITLHLDSPDSAPIATIDVPTTGMRTYTVNHTNVTVKELGYTDVAADLSDAKLAGQHTLYVVFHAPDLRIDSLAFEGASRKSDKQ; translated from the coding sequence CTGGGGCTGTCGCTGATCGGAAGCGGGGCGGCGCCGTACGCGGAGGCCGTGCAGGGCGGCGAAGAGGAAATCGTCTTCCAACGGCAGGTCGGCGGCGTATTCGACGGCATGCCGCTGTTCGACGGGAACCCCGATCACTTGGATGCGTTCGTGGACGCCTATTTCGCATACACGGGGCTTGAGGGACCCGCGGTGTACGCGACGGGATCGCGCAATCATTACACGCTGCAGCGGGGCGCCAACGCCGGGAAGGTCATTCCGGGGGCGCTGTCGGCCGCCGACAACGTGCAGGGGGTCTCTACCGATTTCCCGGCGCTCGTCGGCATGGGCCAAACGTGGAACAAACAGCTGCTGTCCGACATCGGCCGCGTGATCGGGAGCGAAAAAATCAGCACGCTCAAAGTGAAACAGGGCGAATCGAACATCCATGGGGGCCCGAACGCATCTACGACGGTAGCCTTCACGGTGGAGACGGATTTGCGGATCAACCCGTTAAGCGGCCGTTTCGACGAAGGCTATGCGGAGGATCCATACTTGGCCGCCACGCTGGTCGATCGGATGGCGGCCGGCCTCGGCGGAACCGACCTGCCGGAAAGCGACGGCGGCTTCTGGATGCGCGCGGCCGTCGGCACGAAGCATTACTCCGTATACAACTCGCAGTGGTACCGCTTCTCGGCCAGCAACAGCGCTGGCGCGAGGGCCCTGTTCGAATACCAGACGCGCTCGGCGCTGCCGGCGCTCGCCTCCGGCTCGGTGTCCGGCGTCATGACGTCGTTCGGCCGGACGAACGGCATCCCGAATATTTTGTCTCCGATTCAATTGCATGCGAACAACTTCGCGAAGTACGGGGCGTACAGTTCGCCCGACTTCAACGCGGATGCGCATGTGTTCGGCGAAAACACGCAGGGGAACGGCTACGACACGAAGTACGCCGTCGACCGCACGCATGCGACCGTTCTGATGGCGCTCGCGAAGGCGAACGCCGGCAGACCTTCGCCGAATCCGGCTAACGGTCTCGCCGACGTGCTCGCGCTGGTCGACGCCGTCGAACAGGGCTTGTACGGCATCACGAAAGAGGATTTGATTGAAGCGGCGCGTCCGCACGTCAATCAAATGGTGCGCGTCGGCATTTTCAACGAGGTCGACGAGAACGGCATTCCGAAGTACTACCCGTTCGCGCCGTACGCGAAAGACGTATCGGCGACGCAGTCGACGTATCTCGTGCCCGAGCATCAAGAGATCGCGCTGCAGGCCGCGCGGGAAAGCATCGTGCTGCTGAAGAACGACGGCGCGCTGCCGCTTAGCAAGAACGAGTCGGCGGCGATCTCCGGCATTTACGCCGACGCCCGGTTCAAGCCGACGGCTTCGCTGCGGGACACGCCGCCGCTTCCGAATTCGGGCATCTCGCCGCTGCTCGCGATCATTAAGGAAATCGGAAGCGGCAACGTGTCTTATGACACCGGCGCAGCCGTCATCGGTTTGACGTCCAAGCTGAACGGAAAGACGGTCAGCGCGGATCCGAGCGCGCCGCCGGAAGGCGCGAGCCTCGTCACGACTTCGGAGCCGCTCGACCCGTCGAACGCCGCGCATCTGTTCGAATTGTACGATTGGGGACAGGAAGGCTCGAGCTTGCGCTCCGTATTCAACGGCCGCTGGGTCACGTCGCCGGGCGCGGCGAACGCGGCCATCGGCAACACGGACGGCACGGTGCTCAACATCACGAGCAACGATTGGAGCCAAGAGTTGCTGCTCGGCAATACGAGCACGATTCCGCCGAGACTTCGCATCGAACCGAATCAGGACGGGACCGTCTCCATCGTTACGAACGGCTTCCGCACCGGATTTTCCGGGGAATTTTCGAACTGGTATTATGTGAACGGCAGATTCGCGATGACGAGCGGCGACGGGAAGCTCGTGACGTCTCCCGGAACGCTGACGAACGCGACGTTCGCCGCCATCCGCGGGGACAACGTGAAGTTCGAGAAGACGGTCGTGAAAGACGTGGGCGAAGAAGCCGCGGCGCGCGCGGCGGTCGACGACTATGCGATCGTGTTCGTCGGCGCCATTCCGCGCCACAGCGCCGGAGAAGGGAACGATCGTTCCAGCTTGAATATGGGCGAAGCCGATTATGAGCTGGTCGACGCCGTATCCGCCGCCTTCGCGGCGCAGGGCAAGAAGACGATCGTCGTCGTTCGATCCAGCTTCCCGGTCGGGATGGAGCCGATCCAGAACAACCCGAACGTATCCGCGATCGTGTACCAACCATACGGCGGGCAGTACGATGCCGTCGCGCTCGCGGATGTGCTCTACGGCGACTACGCGCCGACGGGGCGATTGACATCTACTTGGTACGCGGATCAATCCGCGCTTCCGTCCATTAGCAAGTATTCGATTCCGGAAGGCAACACCGCGGATGTGCTGGGTCACACGGTCGATCCTCGTTTCACCGTCGATATGGCGAACGCCGATCCGGTCGAAGCGGAGCTGACGTACATGTATACGAAGGCCCCGGTTACCTATCCGTTCGGATACGGGCTGTCGTACAGCAGCTTCACCTTCAGCGATTTTGCAGCCCCGGCGAACGCGCGGGCAGACGCGCCGTTCCAAGCGACGGTCAACGTTACGAACGACGGAGCGGCAGCCACGTCCGAAGTCGTCCAGCTCTACGCGAGCAACCCTGCGTCCGCTTACGGCCCATACGCGCCGCAAAAGCAGCTGGTCGCTTTCGAGAAAGTGTTCCTCGCGCCCGGCGAAACGAAGCCGGTCACCCTTGAGGTCGACCCGCAAGTTCTCGCGATTTGGGACGTCAACGCAGGCAAGTTCAAGGTGGAGACGGGCGAGTACACGTTCATGGTCGGCGCGTCGTCGCAGGACATTCGCGCGTCGCAAGCCGTCGCGATCGCCGGCGACTCGCTGGCTGCGCTTCCGACGAACAAACCGTTCAACGTATTCGACCATGCGTTCGCCTCCGACGAGGTCGTGTACCATGAAGTGTCCAAGGCGCGCACGGCCGAGAATCTGAAGGCGGAAAAGGTCGTCGGCGGCTACTACGCCGTTCGTTCCAAGCAGGCCGGCGCTTGGGTCGCGATTCCGAAGACGGTGTTCGCCGGCTCGCGATCCGTTACGGCCAGCGTCGCGACGGACGGTCCGGGCGGCAAGATCACGCTTCATCTCGATTCTCCGGACAGCGCGCCGATCGCGACCATCGACGTGCCGACGACGGGCATGAGAACGTACACAGTGAACCATACGAATGTCACGGTAAAAGAGTTGGGTTATACGGACGTCGCCGCCGATCTATCGGATGCGAAGCTCGCGGGGCAGCATACGCTGTACGTCGTGTTCCACGCGCCGGACCTGCGCATCGACAGCTTGGCATTCGAAGGAGCGTCGCGGAAGAGCGACAAGCAATAA